The Acinetobacter lwoffii genomic sequence CAGAATATTGAAAAACAGGGCTTTGTGTTTGTAAAACAGATTCCGGCACCACAAGGAATGACCGGCTGGGTGGGGCATGAAGACCAGTACTCCAATACGGTATTTATCTCCAATGATGATAAATACTATATCAAGGGCGAACTGTTTGATGCACAAGGGAAAAGCCTTTCCAATGAGCAGATTGAAAAGCATATGAAAAAAGCGGTATTGGACGATGTATGGAAAACCCTGGAAAAATCGACCTGGATCCAGGATGGCAAGCCAGATGCACCACGGGTGGTTTATGTCTTTTCCGATCCGAATTGCCCATATTGCTATAAATTCTGGCAGGCGGCCCGACCTTGGGTAGAATCAGGGAAGGTACAGCTGCGTCATATTCAGGTCGGTGTGATCCGTGAAGAAAGCCGTGGCCAGGTGGCAACACTATTGAATTCGAAAGATCCAGCGGCAGTTTTTAATGATATAAACAAGAATAAAGGCAAAAAGCAGCTCAAGAAAATGGAAAAGATTCCTGTCGAAATTGCTGCAAAAATTGATGCCAACCAGGCCCTAATGGGGAAATACGGCTTTTTCTCCACACCGTCGATGGTCTGGAAAAACAATCAGGGTGAATTTAAATCTGCTCAAGGCCTGGCGATGGATGTCAAGGAAATTTTTGAACAATAATATTTTAACTACATGATAGAAAAGTAATTTTTACTTAAAACATCTATACATGATAGGGAGGCAGATTTACATTGGAGGATAGGCTAAGCATGAAGAGCAGATAAGATATGTCAAATTTGGATGATCCACGGGTACTGCTTGCTTTGGAACGAACCGCTCTGGCGTGGAACCGGAGTGGTTTGGCATTAATTGCTTTTGGTTTTGTGATTGAAAAATCCAACCTGCTAGTGCAACTGGTGGACCCAGACACTTATGCACAGAAAATAGCTTATTCACAATGGTTGGGAATTGCGGTGATTGTATTTGGTATGTTGGTGAATTTCGCCTCAATCCTGCAATATCGACGGGGTTTGACATCACTGCGACCGCCGGAATTTATTGAAGGTTATTACACCCAGTATCCCGTATGGCTAAATCTGTTTACTGCTTTTAGCGGACTGCTTCTGATCATTTCTTTTTGGCTGCACTAAGAAGAGGGCTGGGCGCAATACAGCTCGTACAGCTTTTGCATCAGGCTCAAGACCTTGGGGTCACTCAGACGATAGAAAATCTGTTTGCCCTCACGTCGGGTGCCAACCATGTCGGCCTTACGCAGTACAGTCAGCTGTTGTGAAAGTGTAGGTTGATGAATATCGGTAGATTCTTCAATTTCCTGAACATTCATTTCCCCGTCAACCAGGACACATAAGATTTTCAGACGATCAGGATTGGCTAAAACTTTTAGGCATTGGCTGACGAAATCGACCTGTGAAAAATCAATTTTGGCATTTGCAGCAATCATATCCATAGATGTCCTTGAAACCTTTGATGTAACCCATGCAGTTTACACAATTTACCACAAAACTGCTTGATTATTATTTTTTATTATATAATATAAAAAAGTATATTGTATAGAGATTGATTCACCATGCATGACTTCCTCATCGCATTTATTGGCGGTTTAATGCTCGGACTTTCTGTAGTTGGCTATCTTTACGTCAATGGCCGTATTGCAGGGATCAGTGGCTTGATTGGGCAGGTATTAAACTCAAAAACCGTATTTAAAACGCCTGCGATCTGGTTTTTATCAGGTTTGATCCTCACACCGTTTATTTATGGTCTGTTTGTACAACCAGAAATCGAATTGAACGCCAGCCCACTGATGATGATTGTGGCAGGTCTGCTGGTAGGTTTTGGAACACGCTTGGGTTCGGGCTGTACCAGTGGTCACGGAATTTGTGGTATCAGTCGCCTGTCTAAGCGTTCTATTGTCGCGACCATGACTTTTATGTTTGCAGGTTTTGTCGCTGTTTACCTTATCCGTCATATCACAGGAGCATTCTAAAATGAAAAATGTGTTTGCCTTTTTATTTGGTGCGCTGTTCTCTGTGGGATTGATGGTATCGGGCATGTCCAATCCGGAAAAAGTACTCGATTTCCTGGATCTGTTTGGCGATTGGGATGCCAGTCTGGCCTTTGTGATGATGGGCGCGATTACTGTGGCCTTTATTCCCTACCAGAAAGCATTACGTACGGCGCAACCGAAAACAGTATTTAATGAACCTATTGATTTACCTAAAAATAATCAGATAGATAAGAAGCTGATCACGGGTGCGGTTTTATTTGGTGCAGGTTGGGGCATTGCCGGCATCTGTCCGGCGCCAAGTTTCACTTTGATCGGTTTGGGCCACTATCAAGTGCTCTATTTTATTGTAGCAATGCTGGTGGGTGTATGGATTCACCGTAAATGGTCAGGAGCTTAACGATGTCAAATTTACCTATAGTAAAAGATTTTTTTCACGAAGATACCAATACCTTCAGTTATGTTGTACGTGATCCGGCGACCAAAGCCTGCGCCATTATTGATAGCGTTCTGGATTATGATCCGGCATCAGCAAGTACATCCACTATTCATGCCGATAAAATTATTGCCTATATTAAAGAGCAGGGTTTAACGGTCGAGTGGATTCTCGAAACCCATGTCCATGCTGATCATTTAACTGCAGCGCAATATCTCAAAGAAGAACTGGGTGGCAAAATTGCCATGAGCCAGAAAATTGGTATTGTTCAGGAAACTTTTGGCGCGATTTATCATCTAGATATTAAACAATGGAATGCCCAGCAGCTCTTTGATTATTTATTTGAAGATCATGAGTCGTTCCAAATTGGAACATTGAAAGCCTATAACATTCCAACACCGGGACATACGCCTGCTTGCCTGAGTTATGTGATTGGCGATGCGGTTTTTGTGGGTGATACGTTGTTCATGCCAGATTATGGTACAGCACGTTGTGATTTTCCGCGAGGCAGCGCAGAACAGCTTTATGATTCGGTGCAAAGCCTGTTTCAGTTGCCAGAAGATACCCGGGTCTTTTTATGTCATGACTATCTGCCTGAAACACGTGAATCGTATGTGTGTGAATCTGATATACAGACGCAGAAAAAACAGAATATCCATATTCATCAGGGAATCAGTAAAGCTGAATTTGCTCAGATGCGAAATCAGCGGGATTCAGGACTGAGTATGCCTAAGCTGATTCTACCGGCGATTCAGATCAATATGAAAGCAGGACAATTTCCTGAGCCAGAACAAAACGGTGTTTCTTACCTCAAGCTTCCTATTAACTACTTCAAATAAGCTTGTGTCGTGATTCAACAAAAAGTTCAACTTTTATTGAATCATTTTTGTGGATAAGGGAGAGGGCGATGTGGGCATTAATACTTGAAGGGCTAGTTATCGGAGTGCTATTGGGTTTGATCGGTGCCGGTGGCGGTATTCTGGCTGTACCTGCACTGATGACGACCCAGGGTTGGACGGTGGCCCAGGCTGCGCCGGTGGGATTGCTTGCGGTCACGCTGTCGGCCTTGGTCGGAACGTTCGAGGATTTGTTCAAGCGTATTGTACGTTATCGCGCTGCCCTCTGGATTGCTCTCATTAGTATTCCTACAGCGCGTTATGGCGTGCATCTGGCCGATATCGTTTCTCCGGTCTGGCTGACGCTGGCTTTCAGTCTGGTCATGCTGATCGTGGCTTACCGGATCTTTTTTAATAAAGTGACCGATCATGGCAATGCACCGTGCAAGGTCAATCAATCGACCGGTCGTCTGATCTGGAATGTCAAAACTGCTTCGTTCCTAGCAGGTATTGGTGTTGTGGCAGGTTTATTAACCGGTCTGTTGGGGGTGGTTTTGTAATTGTTCCAGCCCTGCGTAAATTCACCGACCTTGATATGCGCAGTATCGTTGCGACTTCCCTGATGGTTATTTTCCTGATTGGTGGGGTCAGTATTTCTGCACACGTGCTGGATGGCTTTCAATATCCTGTTTCGGTTACGCTGACCTTTGTCCTGGCCTGTATTGTCGGGATGTTAATTGGACGCAGTCTGATGCAGCGGATTGACAGTAACAAGGTACAGAAAATATTTGCCACTACCGTGGTTGGGGTGGCGATGTATTTAATCTATTCAGCGCTCATGGGCTAAATAGCCAGTTGTAAATTTAAACTCAAACGCTTTCAATCTACCTGAGCATCGTTTATACAAAATATAATTTTAATGGCCGAGGAAGAATGAAAATGATGAAAACTGCAGAGCAATTGATCCAGAATGCAAAAAGCCGGATTCAGGAAGTCAGCGTAAATGAACTGTTTGAAGCGATGCAAAACCATCAACCAATTGCTCAACCATTTTTATGTCAGCAACATGTCCATTCGATAAAGCAGAACAACTAATTTCACCAAATTGGTTCATCACGATATGTAATTTACAGCCATAAAACCAACCCATAGAACTTTTGCCACGTGATGCGATTTGGGCTAATGATTTATGGCATTGAATACGTTGATTTTTACAAACAGGTAGCGTTGTTGAATCAATCTATAAGTATTGTTTATCTTTGCCTTTCATCAAAGCTACATACAGGGCATGTAGTGCTAATTCATGCCTATTGATCAAGTGAATCATGCGTTGGCAGCAAGGCAAGTGCTTAAATAAAAAGCTTTTATCCAGCTTTAGCCATGTAAAAAAGGCTTTGAAATTATTGAAATGAGAACATTTGTACCAAATGGTGATAAAGCAGATTTCTGAAATTGTGAGCTGAGCATTTCTGATTCTTAGAGAATGATGACTTTGTTTGAGGAACTTCCAATAAGTTGCTTCAAATTTAAGAAAGAAATCATCAATTAAGCAGAATCGGTACTATTGAACATCAGGACTAGAGTTGTGAGTTTGGTTTGGTAACTCAACTGATGGCTCTAGTCCTCTTATTTTTCAAGTCAATTTCTTATCCGTGATTCGGGTTAAATTATTTAAATGATGATTCATTCTGTATTCAGATCTTCATAAATTTAAAGGATACTTATTAGGGATATATTCTGTTTTAGACTTAATTCAG encodes the following:
- the dsbG gene encoding thiol:disulfide interchange protein DsbG gives rise to the protein MNKINQVLGAGMFLIMSMHTQANIKQNIEKQGFVFVKQIPAPQGMTGWVGHEDQYSNTVFISNDDKYYIKGELFDAQGKSLSNEQIEKHMKKAVLDDVWKTLEKSTWIQDGKPDAPRVVYVFSDPNCPYCYKFWQAARPWVESGKVQLRHIQVGVIREESRGQVATLLNSKDPAAVFNDINKNKGKKQLKKMEKIPVEIAAKIDANQALMGKYGFFSTPSMVWKNNQGEFKSAQGLAMDVKEIFEQ
- a CDS encoding YidH family protein yields the protein MSNLDDPRVLLALERTALAWNRSGLALIAFGFVIEKSNLLVQLVDPDTYAQKIAYSQWLGIAVIVFGMLVNFASILQYRRGLTSLRPPEFIEGYYTQYPVWLNLFTAFSGLLLIISFWLH
- a CDS encoding ArsR/SmtB family transcription factor, translated to MDMIAANAKIDFSQVDFVSQCLKVLANPDRLKILCVLVDGEMNVQEIEESTDIHQPTLSQQLTVLRKADMVGTRREGKQIFYRLSDPKVLSLMQKLYELYCAQPSS
- a CDS encoding YeeE/YedE family protein encodes the protein MHDFLIAFIGGLMLGLSVVGYLYVNGRIAGISGLIGQVLNSKTVFKTPAIWFLSGLILTPFIYGLFVQPEIELNASPLMMIVAGLLVGFGTRLGSGCTSGHGICGISRLSKRSIVATMTFMFAGFVAVYLIRHITGAF
- a CDS encoding DUF6691 family protein; its protein translation is MKNVFAFLFGALFSVGLMVSGMSNPEKVLDFLDLFGDWDASLAFVMMGAITVAFIPYQKALRTAQPKTVFNEPIDLPKNNQIDKKLITGAVLFGAGWGIAGICPAPSFTLIGLGHYQVLYFIVAMLVGVWIHRKWSGA
- a CDS encoding MBL fold metallo-hydrolase, whose protein sequence is MSNLPIVKDFFHEDTNTFSYVVRDPATKACAIIDSVLDYDPASASTSTIHADKIIAYIKEQGLTVEWILETHVHADHLTAAQYLKEELGGKIAMSQKIGIVQETFGAIYHLDIKQWNAQQLFDYLFEDHESFQIGTLKAYNIPTPGHTPACLSYVIGDAVFVGDTLFMPDYGTARCDFPRGSAEQLYDSVQSLFQLPEDTRVFLCHDYLPETRESYVCESDIQTQKKQNIHIHQGISKAEFAQMRNQRDSGLSMPKLILPAIQINMKAGQFPEPEQNGVSYLKLPINYFK